The DNA window GCGCAAAGAATCTTGAGGGCGTCGGCTGGGCGACTACGCACCGCGAGTGTGTTCGCCAGGAGAGCGAGCACGGTTTCGCCGGGCGACATGCGCCGCGGAAGCCAGTCGGCTCCAGAGACGTAGTTCGTAACCATGACCATGCGTATCGGCAATGGTGCGCCTCCAACGGTCGACCCGAGGGATGCGGCGTCGACGGGCCAGCTGCGTCCATTTGGGTCGCGAATACCGAGCGGACGCGCGAAGGGATGAACCGAGCCCGCCTCATCGAGGACGGCGTATTCATCCGAGTAGTAGGTAGCGCCCGCGCGAACGAGTGCGGCGACGAGTGAGCTCTTGCCGGAGTGCGTCCGTCCCGGGATGACGATCGCGCCGCCCTGCCAGCCCACAACTCCGGCGTGGACGAATAATCGTGTGCGCGCACCGGCTGCAACCTTGAAATGCAGGCGGCTCTGAAACTCCATCAGGAGCTCGTCGAGATTCGCGCTGCGCGCGGCGCAGTCCGCGTCTTCGTAAAGCGTGTGGATTTGGTCACGGTCGTCGCCAATGACGAGCGAATACAGGGAATCCACGACGTGTGCGTCGCAGACACGCGCTCCCGGTGGGACGACTCTCCGAAGCGCCGGCAGCGCGGCCGAATGCGACGCCCGAAGTCCGATGAGCATGCCGTGCGCGTCGAGGGAGAACCCCGCCCGCCACGCGAAGCGGTCGAGGTGCGCCGTTCGGGCGCTGCCATGCGCGAGCATAGGGACCACCAGACTCTCCCTCGAGTGAGGCGGATGCAGGGGTGAAGTGGCGACGTACCGGGAGGGGACCACAATAATCGGTACAAAGTCAGCACGGCGCAAGCGTGTCGTTATGCGGCGTCGTGCGGGTTACCGTAGCCGCCCGAAAAGTGTAGCAAACACGCAACACTTTCCGCAAAGTTCCTACTCGAGAGGCCTGACGCGACTAGAGCGACACTTCGATTGGCTCCTAACCAGCAACGGGAAGACCAGAATTCCCTATTTCCCGAGCCGGTACGTCAGAGCGAGCTCGCCCTCCCCGCCGTATTGCCTTCTGAATTCGCGTCCGACGAAGTCTCGGACCATGAGCTCGATAGCGAAGCGGCCGACCGACATGCGCGTTCCGGCGCCAAGGCCCGACGAAGCCACCGCGCCCATGCCTCGCACACGGAAGTAGGGGCACGTTGGGCTCGATGTGCATCTGACGAAATTGTATCGATGCAACATGCCGACTTCCCCGTACGGCGCCGCGTACACCGCGAGAGACGCCGCACCATTCCCGTCGCCCAAAGTCAACGCGAGTGGAATCGTTAGGTTCAGCGCGGCCGCATTGCGAGGATATCCCTCGTGTAGATAACCAGCGACCGCCTGTCCGCCGATGCTGGTCTGAACCCCGCTAAGCAGCTGCTGGCGGACGAACGTTCGAGAGAACGCTGCACCGATGTCGAGGGATGGAGAATGTTCGAAGTTGCTGGAAAGGAATCCACGCAGTGCCCCGCCGGCAAACCCAACGCCGCCCGCACCCATCAACAGCGAACCGCCGACTCCGAGTGCCATGCTCGCACCGCGAGTGACGCCGAGTGCGCTCGCGTCGACTGGAGCGAATATCGCGGCCCCCGTCGATGTGCCAGTGATCTGCGCGAAGGAAGAAGTCGGCGCGAGCAGGATGATGCCAGCGGAAATCGAAAGGCGGCAGATGCGCAACATTGTACGCTCCATCGGCGGATTCCTTCACCATAACGACCCGCACGGAGGAGCAGAAGAGGAGTCGACGGCCGTCCCGCGCGGCCGGCGTTGGCGGCTGGGTCGTTAGGCAGGCTCGGCCTTGCGGTAAGCCGGGTGCACGGCGCATTCTATTCTTGTCGTGCCTCCCTTCCTCGCCTTCCACATTGGACACACCGTGAGCGCTCGCCATCTCGTCGCCCTCGTACTCGTCGCCGGGTCGCTCCCCGCCGCAGCGCAGCAGCGCGCGCACATCGACGTCAACCAGGTCGACAGCATCATTCGCCGCAACGTCGCCGAGAAGCACATCGTCGGCGTGTCCGTCGGCATCATGCAGAACGGCCAGGTCGTGTTCGCGCGCGGCTATGGCGTCGCGAATACAGCGTCGAGCGCGCCCGTGACGCCGCGGACGATGTTCGCGATTGGCTCCGTCACGAAGCAATTCACCTGCAGCTCGATGCTCATGCTGCAGGAGAAAGGACAGCTCTCGATCGACGATCCGGTCTCGAAGTACTACCCGCAGCTGACGCGCGCGAAGGACATCGCGCTCAAGGACCTCGGCGGACATCTCTCCGGCTACCGCGATTACTATCCGCTCGACTACGTAGACCGCGAGATGGCGCAAGCCGAGCCGGCGGACACGATCATCATGCGCTATGCAACGCGTCCGCTCGACTTCGAGCCACGGTCGCGCTGGTCGTACAGCAATACCGGCTTTCTCATACTCGGCCGTGTGATCGAGAAGGTGAGTGGAGAGCCGATCGGCACCTTCTTCCAAACGCATATCTTCACGCCGCTCAAGCTGGAGCGCACACAGTACGAGCCCGCGCCTAATGGGACAGACATGGCGACGGGATACACGTCGTTCGGCTTGTCGGATCCAATCCTCGCTGTACCAGAGGCGAGGGGCTGGGCCGGCGCTGCGGGCGCGATCTGGTCCACGCCGACGGACCTTCTCACATGGGATCGTTCACTGCTCGACCATACACTCATCTCGCCCGCGTCGTACGCCGTGTTGACCACGCCGCGTCGGCTCACCGACGGCCGTTCGAGTGGCTACGGCTGTGGGGAAGGCATCAACGATCGTGGCACTGCGGTGACGTTCTCGCATGGCGGCGCGGTGTCGGGATTCGTCGCGCAGAACACGATCATTCCGAGCACGAAGTCGGCGCTGGTCGTGCTGTCGAATAGCGATTTCTCACCGGTCGGCGCGCTCAATCAGGAGCTCATCGCAAAGCTCCTTCCGAGCGCCGACGTGCCGGTCGTGCACGGGCTGTCGGCACTGGACGCGGCAAGGAAGTTCCTCACTGATCTCGAGCAGGGCCGCGTCGATCGTTCGACGATCTCGCCCGACTTCGATGCCTATCTCACGGCCGACAAGCTCGCGACGGCGCAGAAGTCGCTCAGCGCGCTTGGGCCGATCTCGAATATTCGTATCGCGGGTGTGAGCGAGCGGGGTGGGTTGGAGGTCGCCAGCGTGCGCTTCAATGTCGGAACGACGGCCACGCAGGGACTCATGTACCGGCGGACGGATGGGAAGCTGGAGGAGTTCCTGTTTTCGAGGAGTTGACGGAGACGCGTCAGTTGTGCCCTTCGCCTTCCACCAGCTCATGGCCGATCTCCCAGTGGTGCCCGAACGGATCGACGACGCGTCCAATCCGCCAGCCGTATTCTTCACCCACGGGATGCACCTCCTTCGCGCCGGCGGCGATTGCGCGCGAGAACACGGCGTCGGGGTCGGCCACGGTGAGAATGAGTCGTGTCGTGGCGCCCTGGGTCGTCTCGGGGCTGAAGTTGCCGTGCTCCGGTGATTCGTCGCCGAGCCAGAACTCGGCGCCGTCGATCGAGAGTCTCGCGACGACGCTCCCGCTCGGATCCTCGAGACGATAGACCTCGACCGCGCCGAAAGCAGCTTTGTAGAACTCGACGGCGCGCGCACTGCCGCGAACGGAGAGCCAGGGAGCGAGTGAGGTCTGAATGGAAGTCGCGGCCGGTTTTGCGCTCATAATGTCCTCGTTGCGACTCGATTGGCGTTGGTCGTCATGAGCGCTCCCGTTCCTCGATGTCCGCACTCACCGAGTCGAAGATGCGGACCGTGGTCCAGAAGCTCCCGCATTCCTTGCGGAAACGATCGTGCACGGGGTCGTCCTGATAGACGTCGTGCGCCAGCTCATCGTCGAAGACCAGGACGAGCGCGCGCGTGTAGCCGCGCTCGATGACCGGCCGCTCGGTCGGCGCTGGAACGCCGACGTATCCATGACGAACGCCCTCGATGTGGCGCAGCGAGTCGAGGCCGTCCTCGAATCGCCGGCGCTGCGTGGGCGTCAGATCGTTGCGGAGCCAGAAGTAGACGGCGTGAACGAACATCGTTAGGCGTGTTGGAGCGGGAAATGCTAGCGTGCGCGGCGTGTCGAATCTTCGAAGCCGAGCCAGCGATCCATCCGCCAACTGCCGTCGGCTTGGCGCAGGAGAAAGGAAACGTACCGCCCGAATTCCGTCATGCGCACGCCGCCGGAGTCGGTCCACGTCTGCTGAAAGGCGCCAAACTCCGTCGCGTGATCCGGCCCGAGTCGTCGCGCCGCGACATCCAGCCGCAGATCGACGTCCCGCTCCGCCGCCCAGTTGCTTTGCGCCATCTCGGCCAGTTGTGCCCTTCCTCGCACCGTGTTGAACGCCGGCCACTCGAAGGTGGCGCTGTCGGTGTAGAGAGCGGCATAGGCGCGCGGGTCACGATTCCGATATGCGCCGACCACGCGCGCGTTCAGGGAATCGATACCTGCGTTCGCGTCACGTGCGGAAGGCGCCGATCGCGAGCAGGCAGCGACGACGCCAATGGTAATCGCAATGCTCGAGCGAATTATCGAGTGCACGACGCGGGCGATTCGTTATGAAGTCGATCTCGTAGAACGAGACCAGACTGTACCTATTCCGATCGCAGTGCGCTAGCCGGGTTCGTTCGCCCCGCCCGCAACGCGGGCGCGAGCGTCGCAATCGCGCCGACAAGGAGCAGCAGTCCGCT is part of the Gemmatimonadaceae bacterium genome and encodes:
- a CDS encoding serine hydrolase domain-containing protein, producing MSARHLVALVLVAGSLPAAAQQRAHIDVNQVDSIIRRNVAEKHIVGVSVGIMQNGQVVFARGYGVANTASSAPVTPRTMFAIGSVTKQFTCSSMLMLQEKGQLSIDDPVSKYYPQLTRAKDIALKDLGGHLSGYRDYYPLDYVDREMAQAEPADTIIMRYATRPLDFEPRSRWSYSNTGFLILGRVIEKVSGEPIGTFFQTHIFTPLKLERTQYEPAPNGTDMATGYTSFGLSDPILAVPEARGWAGAAGAIWSTPTDLLTWDRSLLDHTLISPASYAVLTTPRRLTDGRSSGYGCGEGINDRGTAVTFSHGGAVSGFVAQNTIIPSTKSALVVLSNSDFSPVGALNQELIAKLLPSADVPVVHGLSALDAARKFLTDLEQGRVDRSTISPDFDAYLTADKLATAQKSLSALGPISNIRIAGVSERGGLEVASVRFNVGTTATQGLMYRRTDGKLEEFLFSRS
- a CDS encoding Dabb family protein, translating into MFVHAVYFWLRNDLTPTQRRRFEDGLDSLRHIEGVRHGYVGVPAPTERPVIERGYTRALVLVFDDELAHDVYQDDPVHDRFRKECGSFWTTVRIFDSVSADIEERERS
- a CDS encoding VOC family protein, whose translation is MSAKPAATSIQTSLAPWLSVRGSARAVEFYKAAFGAVEVYRLEDPSGSVVARLSIDGAEFWLGDESPEHGNFSPETTQGATTRLILTVADPDAVFSRAIAAGAKEVHPVGEEYGWRIGRVVDPFGHHWEIGHELVEGEGHN
- a CDS encoding DUF4440 domain-containing protein — translated: MHSIIRSSIAITIGVVAACSRSAPSARDANAGIDSLNARVVGAYRNRDPRAYAALYTDSATFEWPAFNTVRGRAQLAEMAQSNWAAERDVDLRLDVAARRLGPDHATEFGAFQQTWTDSGGVRMTEFGRYVSFLLRQADGSWRMDRWLGFEDSTRRAR